In Pedobacter sp. WC2423, the following are encoded in one genomic region:
- a CDS encoding RagB/SusD family nutrient uptake outer membrane protein, producing the protein MNRKNIFLTLFILICVCSISCKKDFLDVRPNSKEVKFSAADCQALLDNFDVMNALYPIDGELSSDNYYLLTSTYNGLFDQADKDIHRWASDARRNGANSSWIAPYTVVYNANLVIKVLQDDPGNLNQITINTLRGSALFFRAHAFFQVAQLYAKPYDQNSTNSDPGIPVRTEPDLEVESERGTVKQTYDRIIQDFKEAITLLPLTSSIKSRPNRVAAFAALARTFLAMEDYNNAGIYADSCLKYHKTLLDYNSISRTSLTPFTRFNDEVIFHSTTNAAGPVRPSIALIDTLLYRSYNDHDLRKEIFFNPVAAGQRFTGNYNPVTIAAFFNGFATDEVYLIRAECYARNGKIDLAMADLNTLMKTRWDDNVVYPTIGATTVDEALSKVIEERRKELLFRGLRWSDLRRLNKDTKFQKTLYRNLDGTTYSLPPNDKRYVLLIDQQVINNSNLQQNPR; encoded by the coding sequence ATGAATCGGAAAAACATATTTTTAACACTCTTCATTTTAATCTGTGTATGCTCTATTTCCTGTAAAAAGGATTTTCTGGATGTTAGGCCAAACAGTAAAGAAGTGAAGTTTTCTGCTGCTGATTGCCAGGCTTTATTAGATAATTTTGATGTAATGAATGCCCTCTATCCTATAGATGGTGAGTTATCATCAGATAATTATTACCTGCTGACTTCTACATATAACGGACTTTTTGATCAGGCAGACAAAGATATACACAGATGGGCTTCTGATGCTAGAAGGAATGGCGCTAACAGCAGTTGGATTGCACCTTATACCGTTGTATATAATGCGAACCTGGTAATAAAGGTACTTCAAGATGACCCGGGTAATCTCAACCAGATAACAATAAATACTTTAAGGGGATCTGCATTGTTTTTTCGGGCACACGCTTTTTTTCAAGTAGCCCAGTTGTATGCAAAACCTTACGATCAAAATTCTACTAATTCAGATCCTGGAATTCCTGTACGGACAGAACCAGATTTAGAAGTTGAATCTGAGAGAGGAACTGTAAAGCAAACCTATGACCGGATCATACAGGACTTTAAAGAGGCAATCACCTTATTACCTTTAACAAGTAGCATTAAGTCACGTCCAAACAGGGTAGCGGCATTTGCTGCGCTCGCAAGAACATTTCTGGCTATGGAAGATTACAATAATGCTGGTATATATGCAGACTCCTGCTTAAAATACCATAAGACCTTACTAGACTATAATTCTATCAGCAGAACTTCTCTTACACCTTTTACCAGATTTAATGATGAAGTGATATTTCATAGTACCACGAATGCAGCTGGCCCTGTGCGCCCGTCAATAGCACTAATAGATACCTTGCTTTATAGGTCTTATAACGACCATGATCTGCGAAAGGAAATTTTTTTTAACCCTGTCGCTGCCGGGCAAAGATTTACCGGAAATTATAACCCGGTTACTATTGCCGCATTTTTTAATGGATTTGCTACGGATGAGGTATACCTTATACGTGCAGAATGTTATGCCCGAAATGGAAAAATAGATCTGGCTATGGCAGATCTCAATACATTAATGAAAACAAGGTGGGATGATAATGTTGTTTATCCTACGATTGGGGCTACTACTGTAGATGAAGCATTAAGTAAAGTGATTGAAGAGAGAAGAAAGGAACTTTTATTCAGAGGGCTAAGATGGTCTGATCTAAGGAGATTAAATAAGGATACTAAATTTCAAAAAACACTATATCGCAATCTTGATGGGACAACCTATTCACTTCCGCCAAATGATAAACGTTATGTATTACTAATTGATCAGCAAGTTATCAATAATTCAAATCTCCAACAAAATCCCAGATGA
- a CDS encoding TlpA family protein disulfide reductase, whose translation MKLKLKNLPFFGWVSMMIAVILSTHLVLNANPIHSDNLQVSTFTDTIKSLNVGDVVPDIIIKKIVNDKQRSTHLSDYKDVLLILDFWTTGCTACIAEFPKMDSLQKVFGDQIKILAVTYEAESHINSFFKNNKYAKTTMLPSVVEDNVLNKWFKHWAIPHEAWIYRGKVIALTGGEYVTAKNIQYVLDGNLPEWPVKDDFKQLDDSKPLISKGGFGQTVSYTVITPFREGVHDKKIISSLDSNTKTRRNYFLNLGILSAYKALLSYLVQIPLSSGSRNRLILNVKDKSKYIYDRALGTKEEWNRKNQFCYESITPDRVGDDKKQYELMIADLNRLFGLDARWEKRLMKCLVLTRTSSADKIKSKGGETILSFDKSVKEFKNTPFDNLVYKLNDYENNPPIINETGYEDPVDIELKIDSWTDIKTIKKVLRQYGLDFKEEERELDVFVLTEK comes from the coding sequence ATGAAATTAAAACTAAAAAATCTTCCTTTCTTTGGCTGGGTAAGTATGATGATTGCAGTTATTTTATCTACCCATTTGGTGTTGAATGCTAATCCAATCCACAGTGATAATCTTCAAGTAAGTACCTTTACTGATACAATAAAGAGTTTGAATGTCGGAGATGTTGTACCGGACATTATTATTAAAAAGATAGTTAATGATAAACAGCGAAGCACACATCTGTCAGATTACAAAGATGTATTATTGATTCTGGATTTTTGGACAACAGGCTGTACCGCCTGCATTGCTGAATTTCCTAAAATGGATTCTTTACAAAAAGTATTTGGCGATCAGATTAAAATACTTGCGGTTACTTATGAAGCTGAAAGCCATATTAATTCATTTTTTAAAAATAATAAATATGCAAAAACAACGATGCTACCGTCTGTGGTAGAAGATAATGTATTAAATAAATGGTTTAAGCATTGGGCAATACCCCACGAAGCTTGGATTTACAGAGGAAAAGTCATTGCACTTACCGGGGGTGAATATGTTACGGCAAAAAATATCCAATATGTACTGGATGGGAATTTACCTGAATGGCCTGTTAAGGATGATTTTAAGCAACTTGATGACAGCAAACCCCTGATCAGTAAAGGGGGATTCGGTCAAACTGTGAGTTATACTGTTATAACACCATTTAGAGAAGGTGTGCACGACAAAAAAATCATAAGCAGTTTGGATTCCAATACTAAAACCCGCAGAAATTATTTTTTGAATTTGGGTATATTATCAGCTTATAAAGCTTTATTGAGCTATTTGGTTCAAATTCCTTTATCAAGTGGGAGTCGCAACCGGCTTATTTTAAACGTAAAGGACAAATCTAAGTACATTTATGATCGGGCGTTAGGTACTAAAGAGGAATGGAACAGAAAAAATCAATTTTGTTATGAGTCTATTACTCCAGATAGAGTTGGTGATGATAAAAAACAATATGAGTTGATGATTGCTGATCTGAATCGCTTATTTGGATTAGATGCACGGTGGGAAAAACGATTAATGAAATGTCTTGTGTTGACCAGAACATCTTCCGCTGACAAAATTAAATCAAAAGGCGGAGAAACTATTTTATCTTTTGATAAATCGGTTAAAGAGTTCAAAAACACCCCATTTGATAATTTGGTCTATAAGTTAAACGATTATGAAAATAATCCACCAATAATTAATGAAACCGGATATGAAGACCCTGTAGATATTGAGCTTAAGATAGATTCCTGGACTGATATAAAAACCATAAAGAAAGTACTTCGGCAATACGGTCTTGATTTTAAAGAAGAAGAACGTGAGCTTGATGTGTTTGTATTGACCGAAAAATAG
- a CDS encoding RNA polymerase sigma-70 factor, with translation MRLYSDLSDIELTHLLRNGNAVAFDEIYFRYKSLLHIHTYKKLGDFDDASDIIQELFTNLWIKRSALPDQTNLKSYLFVSVRNRILDFISHKKVESKYINSFQIFINDKSSYVTDLFIREREFAKIIEKEINELPPKMREIFILSRTTGLSHKEIAEKLNISENTVKNQVKGALKKLKCKFGLFWFLVFVLFY, from the coding sequence ATGAGATTATATAGTGACCTTTCAGATATTGAATTGACACATTTGCTTCGAAATGGTAATGCAGTCGCATTTGATGAGATTTACTTTCGTTATAAAAGTTTATTACACATTCACACTTATAAAAAACTGGGTGACTTTGATGATGCCAGTGACATCATACAAGAACTATTTACCAATCTGTGGATTAAGCGTTCTGCTTTGCCGGATCAAACCAACCTTAAAAGTTACTTATTTGTATCTGTCCGTAATAGAATACTGGACTTCATTTCTCACAAAAAAGTAGAATCAAAATATATTAATAGCTTTCAAATTTTCATAAATGATAAAAGTAGTTATGTAACTGATCTGTTCATTAGAGAGCGGGAATTTGCTAAAATTATTGAGAAGGAAATAAATGAGCTGCCACCAAAAATGAGAGAAATCTTTATTTTGAGCAGAACCACCGGGTTATCTCATAAAGAGATCGCAGAAAAACTAAACATTTCTGAAAATACCGTTAAAAACCAGGTTAAAGGTGCCCTTAAAAAATTGAAGTGCAAGTTTGGCTTATTCTGGTTTCTGGTTTTCGTGCTTTTTTATTAA
- a CDS encoding FecR family protein, which yields MERTDIIKLLKRYNSGQCTVEEIALIETFYMNYVEVDVSDLTEEQLEILMNPEPSKIKKSIYSPTLKQIGIAASIMLMVMVLAMFSFLKNKTDQDIIADSKDIAPGKNSATLILSSGKKIILSEVSNEKLAQEAGVKITKTVDGELLYELSSSSPANSNRGKDLRFNTLSTSRGEQYKIRLPDSSIVWLNAASSLKYPTSFTSLKERRVELKGEAYFQVAKDKSHPFYVSSKGQEVKVLGTRFNVNSYDDEPVVKTTLLEGSVKINTNSNDSLPGKKKSETILNPGQQAQLTANHISVINNADLEDVIAWKDGYFIFNENLKSIMNRVGRWYDVEVVYETVPDPNHNFQGKIARTRNISEVLKIMEYQGIVHFKIEGRRVIVTK from the coding sequence ATGGAAAGAACGGATATCATAAAATTATTAAAAAGATATAATTCGGGTCAATGTACTGTTGAGGAAATTGCCTTGATAGAGACATTTTACATGAATTATGTGGAAGTTGATGTTTCTGATTTAACCGAAGAACAATTGGAGATATTGATGAATCCTGAACCTTCAAAAATTAAAAAATCAATCTACAGCCCAACTTTGAAACAGATTGGTATTGCAGCTTCAATCATGCTTATGGTTATGGTTCTGGCTATGTTTAGCTTCCTGAAAAATAAAACAGATCAAGATATTATTGCTGACTCTAAAGACATAGCTCCCGGTAAAAACAGTGCGACACTAATCTTATCTAGTGGTAAGAAAATCATCTTATCCGAAGTTTCAAATGAAAAGCTCGCTCAGGAGGCCGGAGTAAAAATTACGAAAACTGTTGACGGAGAACTTTTATATGAACTTTCAAGTTCCTCTCCTGCAAATAGCAATAGGGGCAAAGACTTAAGATTTAATACACTTTCTACCTCCAGAGGCGAGCAATATAAGATTCGCTTACCCGATAGCTCCATCGTGTGGCTGAATGCCGCCTCGTCCCTTAAATACCCTACTTCTTTCACTTCATTAAAAGAAAGAAGAGTTGAATTAAAAGGTGAGGCTTACTTTCAGGTAGCTAAGGATAAAAGTCATCCATTTTATGTTTCCAGTAAAGGGCAGGAGGTTAAAGTGCTGGGAACCAGATTTAACGTAAATAGTTATGACGATGAACCTGTTGTGAAAACCACTCTATTAGAAGGGTCTGTAAAAATCAATACCAATTCTAATGATTCACTGCCAGGTAAAAAGAAATCTGAGACTATCCTGAATCCTGGCCAACAAGCACAATTAACGGCAAATCATATATCAGTTATAAATAATGCTGATCTGGAAGATGTAATCGCATGGAAAGATGGCTATTTCATTTTTAATGAAAATTTGAAAAGTATAATGAATAGGGTTGGAAGGTGGTACGATGTAGAAGTTGTATATGAGACCGTACCAGATCCCAATCATAATTTTCAGGGAAAGATAGCCAGAACCAGGAATATATCAGAAGTATTAAAGATTATGGAATATCAGGGAATTGTACACTTTAAAATCGAAGGAAGGAGGGTCATTGTGACAAAATAA
- a CDS encoding SusC/RagA family TonB-linked outer membrane protein, with protein MSERRVPKIQLIMRLTTIILIATIMQVNASSFGQRVSLDVKNAPLNVIIKEISKQTGYEFFYDGNLIKNTKPVSIKIKNATIENALELCFTGQSITYKIENKVVSLKPLSKSILDKISTAVTGFFSEIDVSGRVVDEKEKPLIGATVKIINTNRALLTDENGAFEFYNVDESAVLLISYIGYQSQKVPVKNSGPITIKLKEAGNLSEIQVIGYGQVSRKFNTGNVSTITSKDLEKQPVTNVLSALSGRLPGVFLQTTNGLPGGNIEVQIGGKGSITAGTNPLYVVDGVPFPGTSLVHNTSLSDIISGEISPLNSINPNDIESINVLKDADATAIYGSRGANGVVLITTKKGIAGKTKADINISSGVSEVASFPKLLKLSDYLTIRREAFKNDGLEPSTDPSSLGYAPDLKLWSQTDATDWGKYIMGRTGRTTNVNASLSGGSEQTKMLGGINYRNETSVLRGDNKYQRGGARFSLQHHSIDNKFNLSSSLSYTADDNNSSNPKNDFLNFLLLPPNFPLYNQNGELNWATGSNPIAAINNYSKTRTGNTVFNTTASLQLLKGLTVKTDFGFNQLEMSQIIVSPKSGSNPNYSPTSQTTFGDNLTRTFIIEPQINYSTNINKSSLNFLAGGTYQKNSTENQILVGTNFNSESLLENPGSASTITPNGYNIVYKYVSLFGRVSYNFDQKYFLNVSGRRDGSSRFGIDHQFGNFGAIGAAWLISNENWLKDKLRFLYYAKIRGSYGITGNDQIADYQYLSTYRTSGIVYQNQNGLEPARIANDNYHWESNKKTEVGLEVGLFDNRFNFTISHFENVSGDQLVNYTLPLMTGFTSYQANLPAKVRNSGWELELNSTNFKTEKFNWSTNFNITFLKNRLISFPDIESSSYSKTLVVGESVQRATGFMYLGTDPATGSSLFKDKDGNSTSLPDFDSYYSTIGRKDPSFYGGMGNTFSFKGFRLDVFFQFAKQGISGSVNSPGTIFNSFDLVKNRWQNPNDLTITPKASTSSDFYYTLSSANFFNSTYLRLKNVQISYAVSDHILKKIRVDRATIYIQAQNLATWWNKNNALYDPESGASSNIPPLQCINLGVQFTF; from the coding sequence ATGTCAGAACGGCGTGTCCCTAAAATTCAGCTCATTATGCGGTTAACTACAATTATTTTAATAGCAACAATAATGCAGGTTAACGCTAGCAGCTTTGGCCAGAGGGTTTCCCTTGATGTTAAAAATGCCCCTCTAAATGTCATCATAAAGGAAATCAGTAAGCAAACTGGTTATGAGTTCTTTTATGATGGTAATTTAATTAAAAATACAAAGCCGGTCAGCATTAAAATAAAAAACGCAACCATTGAAAATGCACTTGAATTGTGTTTTACCGGGCAGTCAATTACCTATAAAATTGAGAACAAGGTTGTTTCATTAAAACCACTGAGCAAGTCCATATTAGATAAAATAAGCACCGCTGTTACTGGTTTTTTTTCGGAAATTGATGTCAGTGGGCGTGTCGTAGATGAAAAGGAAAAACCACTTATCGGTGCAACTGTTAAGATTATAAATACGAACAGAGCGCTATTAACGGATGAAAATGGCGCTTTTGAGTTTTATAACGTTGATGAGAGCGCTGTGCTCTTAATTAGTTATATTGGATATCAGTCCCAAAAAGTTCCTGTGAAGAATTCCGGGCCTATCACTATCAAATTAAAAGAAGCTGGTAATTTGTCAGAAATCCAGGTGATAGGTTATGGACAAGTATCCAGGAAATTCAATACTGGAAACGTATCTACCATAACTTCTAAAGATTTAGAGAAGCAGCCTGTAACAAATGTATTATCAGCTTTATCTGGCAGGCTCCCTGGCGTTTTTTTGCAAACCACTAATGGTTTGCCAGGAGGGAATATAGAAGTGCAAATTGGGGGGAAAGGTTCAATTACCGCTGGTACAAATCCGCTTTATGTTGTTGATGGAGTACCTTTCCCTGGTACTTCACTTGTACATAACACTTCTTTAAGTGATATAATAAGCGGGGAAATAAGTCCGCTCAATTCTATTAATCCAAATGATATTGAGAGCATAAATGTACTTAAAGATGCAGATGCTACGGCAATTTATGGAAGCCGAGGTGCTAATGGTGTAGTTTTGATAACAACAAAAAAAGGTATCGCTGGTAAAACTAAAGCAGATATAAACATTAGCTCTGGTGTAAGTGAGGTAGCTAGTTTTCCAAAACTGTTAAAACTCTCCGACTATTTGACGATCCGTAGGGAGGCATTTAAAAACGATGGACTGGAACCTTCTACTGATCCAAGTTCTTTAGGTTATGCACCTGATTTAAAGCTCTGGAGCCAAACTGATGCTACTGATTGGGGCAAATATATTATGGGTCGAACTGGAAGGACAACAAACGTAAATGCCAGCCTCTCCGGTGGATCTGAGCAAACAAAAATGCTTGGAGGCATCAATTATAGAAATGAAACTTCAGTATTACGTGGAGATAACAAATACCAAAGAGGAGGAGCCAGATTTAGCCTGCAACATCATTCCATTGATAATAAATTCAATTTATCCAGTTCTTTATCATATACGGCAGATGATAATAATTCTTCAAATCCAAAGAATGATTTTCTCAATTTTTTATTGCTTCCTCCTAATTTTCCATTATACAACCAAAATGGAGAATTGAATTGGGCAACAGGTAGTAATCCTATTGCAGCAATAAATAATTACTCCAAAACCCGAACAGGAAATACGGTTTTTAATACCACAGCCTCGCTCCAGTTGTTAAAAGGTTTAACTGTTAAAACTGATTTTGGTTTTAATCAGCTGGAGATGAGTCAAATAATTGTCTCTCCAAAATCGGGAAGTAATCCTAATTATTCCCCAACGAGCCAAACCACTTTCGGAGACAATTTAACCAGAACATTTATAATTGAGCCCCAAATAAACTACTCAACTAATATTAATAAGTCCAGCTTAAATTTTCTAGCAGGTGGCACGTACCAGAAGAATTCTACAGAAAACCAAATATTAGTAGGTACAAATTTTAATAGTGAATCATTATTGGAAAATCCTGGATCTGCATCTACGATCACTCCAAATGGTTATAATATAGTTTATAAATATGTTTCATTATTTGGCAGGGTGAGCTATAATTTTGATCAGAAATATTTTTTAAATGTTAGCGGCAGGAGAGATGGTTCGTCACGTTTTGGAATTGATCATCAATTTGGAAATTTTGGTGCAATAGGTGCTGCATGGTTAATCAGTAATGAAAATTGGTTAAAAGATAAGTTGAGATTTTTATACTATGCTAAAATTAGAGGTAGTTACGGAATTACAGGGAATGATCAAATAGCTGACTATCAATACCTATCTACTTATCGGACATCTGGGATTGTTTATCAAAATCAAAATGGATTAGAACCAGCAAGAATTGCTAATGATAATTATCATTGGGAATCCAATAAAAAGACTGAAGTTGGACTAGAGGTAGGCTTGTTTGATAACAGATTCAATTTTACCATTAGTCATTTTGAAAATGTTAGTGGCGACCAGCTTGTAAATTATACTTTACCATTAATGACAGGGTTCACCAGTTATCAGGCTAATCTGCCAGCAAAAGTTAGAAATTCTGGTTGGGAGTTAGAATTGAACAGTACAAATTTTAAGACAGAAAAATTTAATTGGTCAACTAATTTTAATATTACGTTTCTAAAAAATAGGTTAATTAGTTTTCCAGATATTGAATCCAGCAGTTATTCTAAAACTCTTGTTGTTGGTGAAAGTGTACAAAGGGCGACCGGATTTATGTACTTAGGTACAGATCCGGCAACAGGATCATCTTTATTTAAAGATAAGGATGGCAACAGTACTAGCTTGCCAGATTTCGATTCATATTATTCAACTATCGGTAGAAAAGACCCGTCTTTTTATGGTGGTATGGGTAATACTTTTAGTTTCAAAGGATTTAGATTGGATGTTTTCTTTCAGTTTGCCAAGCAAGGTATATCTGGAAGTGTAAATTCTCCAGGAACTATATTCAATAGTTTTGATTTGGTGAAAAACCGCTGGCAAAATCCTAATGATTTAACAATTACACCAAAGGCTTCTACATCATCAGATTTTTATTATACGTTATCGTCAGCAAATTTTTTCAATTCGACATACCTGCGGTTAAAAAACGTACAAATATCTTATGCTGTGTCAGATCATATTCTTAAAAAGATAAGGGTAGATAGAGCGACCATTTATATTCAAGCCCAAAACTTAGCCACTTGGTGGAACAAGAATAACGCACTTTATGATCCGGAAAGTGGTGCCAGCTCAAATATTCCCCCACTACAATGTATTAATCTAGGTGTTCAATTTACGTTTTAA